A stretch of DNA from Brevibacillus ruminantium:
TATTCCAGTACGCTTCCTCGGAATCGATGTGAAAAAAGGAGCCGGTTGGACCAGAAGCGTAACGGACGTGGTCGAACAGGAAGAACTCCGATTCCGGGCCAAAATAAGCGGAGGTGGCAATGCCTAGCTGCTCCAGGTAGGCCTCTGCTTTCAGAGCGATACCGCGTGGGTCACGGGCATAGGGCGTACCATCGGGATTGTAGATGTTGCAGACTATGTTTAATGTTTTGGCTTCGACAAATGGATCGAGGAAGGCGCTGGATGGGTCAGGCAACGCCACCATGTCACTTTCTTCGATTCCCTTGTAGCCAATCAGGCTGGAGCCATCAAAAGCAACACCATTCGTGAAAGTGTCCTCGTCTACAGCGTAGGCAGGAATAGTGACATGGTGTTGACGGCCAAGCAAGTCTACGATGCGAAAATCAACATATTCAACATTCTCCACTTCAACAAGGGATAATACGCTTTTCAAATCCACACAGACCACTCCAATCACGAATGTTTATTTAGGTAATTACCGTAACGTGCGACTTTGTTTCACTTTTCTATTTGTGATTATAGAATTTGAAGGGCAAAAGCGTCAAGAGGTTTTATTACATTGTATGTCAGTATTTCTAACATGATATTGCAGGGTTTTGTCTTCGGTTCCTTTTTTGTACAATATAGACAAACTATTTTGAACAAAAGGGTGGAGGGTTTTCGATGAAAGTGTTGATTCTGGGAGCCGGGGCGGTAGGCGGTTATTTTGGCGCGCGATTGGCTGAGGCTGGAAAAGATGTTACCTTTCTGGTGAGAGAGAGAAGAAGAGAGCAATTGCGTGAAAGAGGATTGCGGGTACAGAGTGTGCACGGAGATATCCATCTTCAAGAGCCGCAGCTCATCGTGGCAGGCGAAGAAACAGGGACCTATGATGTCATCCTGCTTTCCAACAAAGCCTACCACCTGTCGGACAGCATGGAGTCGATCGCTCCTTATGTCGGGGAAAATACCATGATTCTGCCCCTGCTCAACGGTATTGCCCATATGGAGCAGCTGTGGGAGCGATTCGGACGTGAGCGCGTTCTGGGCGGCCTGTGCTTCATCGAAACCACGTTAAACAGCGACGGAGATGTGGTTCAGACCAGCCAGACACATGAAGCAGTGTTTGGCGAGTGGAGTGGCGGTGAAAGCGAGCGCATTCACCTGCTGAAAGAAACATTCGCCGGCACGAAGGCTACGATCCGGACCAGTGCAGACATCCAGCGCGATATGTGGCAGAAATACCTGTTCATTACGACGCTGTCCGGGATTACGACCCTGATGAATTCTGCTGTCGGGCCGATTCGCGAGGCCGTCTACGGACTGGAGCTGACACGGCAACTGTCTGAAGAAAGCGCGTCTGTCATGCGAAAGATCGGGGCCCCGATCGACACAGACATTGTGGACAAGCAAATGAAGATATTTATGAACCAAGGCTATGGCATGAAAGCTTCCATGCTTCGCGATATGGAGAAGGGATTGGAAGTGGAGGCAGACCATCTGCAGGGCTACCTCATCCAGAAAGCGGATCAATTGGGAGTAGCGGTGCCGCTGCTGAAGGTCGTGTACAATAATCTAAAGGTGTATGAATTGAAGCGGGCGGCAGACAAATAAGGTATAATGGGTGCAGGAGTGGCCACGCCAAAAACTGAGCGAAGCCAAGTTTTCTTATTGAGGAGGGGTATTTGTGGAAGTCATCAAGATTTCCCCCCGCGGCTATTGCTATGGTGTCGTTGACGCCATGGTACTCGCGCTGAAAACAGCCCAAAACTTTGATTTGCCTCGTCCCATTCACATTTTGGGAATGATTGTGCACAATGCTCATGTTGTGGAGTCTTTTGAGAAAATGGGCGTCAAAACCCTGGATGGGGAAGATCGTCTTGCCCTCTTGGATCAAATAGACGAAGGAACCGTCATTTTTACGGCCCATGGTGTTTCGCCGGAGGTTCGTAAAAAGGCGAGTGAAAAAGGATTGACCGTCGTGGATGCGACATGCCCGGACGTGACAAAAACGCATGATTTGATCCGGGAAAAGGTTGCAGATGGCTACCATGTCATCTACATTGGCAAAAAAGGCCATCCGGAACCGGAGGGAGCGATCGGGATTGCCCCGGATCGGGTTCATCTCGTTCAAACCGTTGCGGAGGTTGAAGCGTTGTCCGTCCCGCATGAAAAGCTGATCGTCACCAATCAGACAACGATGAGTCAATGGGATGTCAAGCACCTGATGGATGCCATCGTCAAACGCTTTCCGCGGGTGGAGATACACAACGAGATTTGCCTGGCCACACAGGTGCGGCAGGAGGCTGTAGCCGAGCAAGCAGGAGAGGCTGATTTGACGATTGTCGTCGGCGACCCGCGCAGCAACAACTCCAACCGTTTGGCGCAAGTCGCTTTCGAGATTGCCGATGTACCCGCGTACCGTATCGCAGATTTGTCAGAACTGGATCTGGAGTGGCTGAAGGGGAAAAAGAAAGTAGCTGTCACCTCAGGTGCATCTACTCCGACACCGTTGACGAAGGAAGTCATTCAGTTTCTGGAGCAGTATGACGAGGAGAAGCCAGAGACCTGGGAAAAGAAGAGAACCGTCAATATGGAGAAGATTCTCCCATCTGTAAAATAGGGTTGACCACGAAAAAAGGCGAGCATACGCTCGTCTTTTCTTGGTCAGACAGAACTTTTTAGGAATTCTCCATCCTCTAAGCGATAGTAATAACTGACTAACTTTATGCCGATTGAATAAGAGCGGAGCAGTGGTGAGAAGAAGCATGTTTCCCTGCTCAGCTCCGTATTCCGCCCGCATAGATGTATGGACTGTCCGCTCCTGGGGGATTCGCGGGGGAGACGCAAAAGCCGCATCGCTTCGACGTCATCCCAAGGTTGCGCTCCTTTTTCCCGCGAATCCCCCCTCCGCTGGGGCAGGGCTCCACAGTCGCACCGCAGGGAAACATGCTTCTTCACGATACCGGGCTTTTTAAAAACGTGTAGGTGGAACAATGATGAAAGAATTGAGGATCACAAAGATCAAAACCCAGGTCAAACAAAGATGATAATAACTATGTAAGCAAAATGAAAGCGATAAAGAACAGTGTTATTCGAGGTATACAATTATACATATGCTCGTTCAAAGGTGAAAAAATGATCATTCGTGGACGGGTAATATGATTGATTGAGCCTTTCATCTGTGTCAAACAGAGGTGTCGTAAGCTATTCAACTTCAATGATCCTGAATTTTATCAATATTGATCCTGGATTTCATTCATAATAGCCTACCTTTTCATGAAAAACGAAAAACGATCTGCATTTAAGCAAAAATTCCCTTTCTTTCCATCATTATAAAAAACACGAAGAAGCAGTATGTATGGAGAAGAATCATGTTTCCCTGCGGTGCGACTGTGTAGCCCAGCTCAGCGGAGCAGCGGCTGGCGGGAAACAGGGCCGCAACCTTGGGATGACCCCGAAGCGTTACTGCTTTTGCGGACCCCCGCCAGACGCTGTGGAGCGGACAGTGAATCCTCCCTGCAGGGCGGAATACGGAGCTGAGCAGGGAAACATGATTCTTCTCACCGCAGCACCGTATCGCGAACAGAGTCAGGGGCTGCCTCAAAGCAGGTGAACAATCAAATAGACTGAAAGACAGAAAAAAACATCCAAATTTTCCGCATATTTTTCGCCAAATCACGAAGGAGGACCCTATGAAAGGCAACGCTGGTCGGCACATCAGTCTGAGCGCGCTCTATCTGTTTATCTACTACGCATACGGAGCGTTTTATCCGCTGATTACCCAGTATTATCAATCCATTCAGCTATCGGGCACCCAGATCGGCATCATCAGCGCCGTGACGCCAGTAGTCTCGATGATCACACAGCCAATCTGGGGAATGATCTGCGACCGGTTTCATATACGCAAACCCGTCCTGATGGTCACACTGCTCATCTCGGGCCTGCTGGGACTTTTTTTCCCAGCCATCTCTACGTTTGCGTTTGTCTTTCTGTTGTACATCCTCCTGTCCATCTTCCAAAGTGCGCTGGTTCCAATCTCGGACAGCATGGCTCTAGGGTATGCCAAACAGCATAACCTCCAGTTTGGGGATATTCGTCTTTGGGGAGCAGTCGGATTTGCTCTGGCAGCTTTGCTGACAGGCATTGCACTGGAGAAATGGGGAATCTCCAGTATTTTTCTCTCCTACTGTACGGCCTTGCTGCTGGCAGGACTCTTTTTGAGAAAAATACCGGATTACCTCGAGCCGGGAGCCCGCATCAAAGTGGGCATGCTGCAGGGAGTGAAAGAACTGTTGAAGCTGCCCCGGTACGTCCTTTTTCTGGTGGCGTCCTTCTTCATTTACGGGGCGATTAACGCACATAATATCTGGTTTTCTCTCTACTACCAACATATCGGCGGCTCCATTGCAGGGGTAGGGCTGGCTTTCATGCTTTTCGCCGGCAGTGAAGCGCCCTTTATGAAGATCGCCGGTTATATTGTAAGACGCTACGGTTTGGAACTGACGATTATCCTGGCAGCTTCGGTTTCGGCCATGCGCTGGCTGTGGTACAGCTCTGCTCCAGGGACGAGCTGGGTCATCGCGTTCTTTTTCATGCAGGGTCTGTCCGTCGGCTTTTACCTGGCGACAGCTTCCCAGTTTGTCCGGGATAATACCCCAGCCTCGTTGCAAGTAACGGCCTTGTCCTTGTTTGTTTCCGTTGGCAACGGACTCGGGGCCATGACGTGCAATCTCGTCGGCGGCATGATCAAAGACGCTGCATCCATTCTGGAGACGTATTTATTCTTTGGGATTGTGACCCTGGTCGGATTGGTGCCTTTGCTCGTGATTCGCTATGGTCCCTGGAAGCAGCAGGTCTTTGCTCCGAGCAGCCAGTCTTGAACAAACGGCAGCCTCAGCCCGGAAAGACGGGGGAGCCTTTGCGTGAGACGCAAACTTCTAATTGATGATCAGAATGCCTTGATACCCTGTTTCCGGGTACCCTGGTGTATTTGAGACAAAGGGAAATTGACCTTCCTTGGCAGCAGCGAACTGCAAAGTCGTTGATTGGCTTGGTTTCAAATCAATTGACGATACGTTGAGCTCCTGGATAACCAGGTTGTGGGGACGGATATCTGTATTGATGATGGTTAGGGAGACGATCTCGCCTTTTCGAGCCGTCAGCTTATTGGGTAAAAAACCGGCATTGGAGATCGTGACGGTTTGCATCCGCTGGACAGATGCGGGAGCGGCAGACATCCAGTATTGGTGATGAATGACGAGCAGTCCCAAAATCAGCGCCAACGCAAGAAATGGATAGCGTAGCAGTCTGAACCGTTGACGTGTCATGTCCCTTCAGCTCCTTCGCGAGCAGGATATTCGTAGAGATGCTACTAATATCCTGCCCTGGACCTGATTGGGATAAACAAGCGATCTGTTCCGGTTTAGAAGAACAACTCACCCAGCAGCGACGTCGCCATGTACAAGGCAATTGCCCAAATGATCAGGGCGGAAATGATATTCATGCCCCGGAGCAATTTTCCCGATGGGTCAAGACGACCGGCTCCTCTGCCAACGATGGCGAGTGAAAGGAACCACAGCCACGAGACCAGGATGCAGGTGAGGGCGAACCCCCATTTGAGTGAATCTGAATACTGAAGAGAGCTGGTGCCGATGACCCCGATTGTATCCAGAATCGCGTGCGGATTTAACAGGGATACCGAAGCGGCAAAGACGATCTGGCGTCGTGGTGTGAAGCGCTCCGCTTCCTGTTTGTCGATAGTCGGCTTGCTTCGCCAGGTAATGAAGCCCATGTAGGTCAGAAAACAGACACCGACCGCAAACAGAATGGTTTTTAACCAGGCAAAGGTAAGTACGACCAGAGAAACACCCAGCACGGCCAGCAATATCAGCAGGGTGTCGCAAAGAGCGGCTGTAATCACGACAGGCAATGCCCGCCAGAGGGTAGGTTGTACGGCGCCCTGATTGAATACAAAAACATTTTGTGCACCAAGCGGCAAAATAAGGCCGAGTGCGAGCATGAATCCATGTGCCATTGCTTCCCACATGAGGGGAACCTCCTTTTCAAAACAACCTCAATTACAACCATCAGGGTACATGAAAATGTACGACAAGTCTCCAGCCAATTGGTCTACCTATTACCCAACCAATCTCATGACACATCAAAAAAAGGGAAAATGGGGAGGAGGGATGATAAGATATGCTGAAAGCGGGCCTTCCGGCAGATTGGAAGCCGGACAAGAATGCGGATCAACCGGTTTATGTGCAGATAATCGAGTATATAAAAGAAAAAATTGCCAGTGGGGACTGGCCGGTCCACAGCCGCCTGCCAACGCAGAGAGCCATGGCCGATACTTGGGGGGTCAACCGCAGCACCGTAATTACAGCGTTGGATGAGCTGAAGGCAGAAGGCCTGATCGAAACGGTTGCGGGGAGCGGCTCGATTGTCAGCAATAATACATGGTCGCTTCTCGCTTCTGCTGCTCCTCCTGATTGGATGAGCTATGTGCAAATGGGCGAGCATCCGGCCAATTCACAAACGGTCCAGGCGATCAATACCTATGAAAACGATCCATCCATCATCCGATTGGGGACAGGAGAGCTGACACCTGCACTCTTGCCTTATCGGGAAATGGAGGAAATTCTCGGCTCGCTGCAGGGGAAGCTTCTCCATCTTGGATATTCGGAACCAAAAGGCTGGCTGCCGCTAAGGGAGGCGGTCAGTGCACATTTGCGGACAAGAGGAATTGAGGCGCCGCCTGACTCAATCCTCATCGTGTCAGGTGCCCTGCAAGCCTTGCAGCTTATTTCCCAGGGGATATTGCGCCAGGGCTCCGGAATTTTGCTGGAACGTCCGTCCTATCTGTATTCTCTCTCAGTCTTTCAGACATCGCGCATGCGTCTGCACGGAGTGCCCATGGATGAACAAGGGATTCGGCCTGAGACTTTGGCCAGACAAAAGCAAATGCGGGATGCGGCGCTTCTCTATACGATCCCGTCGTTTCACAACCCGACCGGTACGCTGATGTCAGAGGAGAGAAGGCGGCAGGTCATGGCCATTTGTGAAAGGGAGCGGTTGCCGATATTAGAGGATGATGCATACGGGGAGCTGTGGCTGGATGAACCAGCGCCTTTCCCGTTGAAAGCAATGGATCATCACGGGCTGGTTCTGTATGTGGGCAGCTTGTCCAAAACCTTGAGTCCGGGCCTTCGCATCGGTTGGATTGTCGGTCCTCAGCCCGTGATCGAGCGGCTGGCAGATGTAAAGATGCAGACAGACTACGGCACCAGTGCCTTTTCACAACTGGTGGCGGCCGAATGGCTGCGGGAAGGGCGTTACGAACGGCATTTGCAAGACATCAGAGCGTCCCTTTGCAAGCGCAGGGCGATTGCCATGAAAACTCTTCAGCGCTGGTTTTCCGATATAGCGGAATGGCAGGAGCCGAAGGGCGGCTTTTATATCTGGCTGCGTCTGAAGCAGGCAACATCCATGAAATCATTATTTTCCCGCGCGCTGGCCAAGCGAATTTTGCTGAACCCTGGATACATCTACGACTACGCCGATTCCTGGCATCTCCGTATCTCGTATGCTTACGCCTCAGAGGAAGAGTTGGAATCAGCACTGTATGAATTGTCACAATTGCTCCGTGCGTAAAAAGGGACATCCGGCTTTGGGCTGGATGTCCCTGTGCATATCCCCATCAATGGTAAGGAAACTGAGTAGAGTAACCGCTGAATTGCTGGTGAGCCTGCTGCAGCTTTTGCTGTTCTTCTGCTTCCAGCTTGTACCAGCCCTTTCGAAACATCAAGTCGTACATCTCACGGGCGCTCTGGTGCGTCTGTGTCAGGATTTGCAGCATATCCGCGTACAACTGCTGATGGCTTGCCTCCCGTACAGCAACATTGAGGCTGTCAGTCAGGTATTTGCATGTAGCCAGTCCGTCATTGAGAAAGTCCCGGTCATTCATCTGAGGACCTTTTACCTGCGGGAGCTGTCCCGTATGTGGGTTAGCGATCTGATTTTGGTTTGGCATCAGGTTCCCCTCCCTTTACTGAGCCTGGTTTTGCTGTTGCTGGGACTGCATTTGTGTCTGCGGGATGGTTGCCATCGCCGCTGTGTTGTTCACCTGCAGATGAGCAAGCAGCTTCTGGTAATGCTGCTGGTGCATCTGACCGGCTTTTTCCAACGCTTGCTTCACCTCTGGGTCCGTTACCTGCTGCGCGTAGAAGTGAAACTTTTTGAAGGCCAAGAGCTCCCAGGAAAGGGCGTCCTTCAGATAGCTGCAGTCTTTGGTTGTGATAACACGGGGCGGCTGAGGGATCGGTACTTGCGATTGCAGGGTAGAAGAAATGGTGGCAGGCATAGGTGTGCTCCTTTCATCCTGTTGATGGGCTACACATGTTTAGCATGGGCAACAGAGTTTGGATTATCCGCTATATGTGGCAGTAAAAATAACCGGCCAAAGGGATAAGCCTTCAGCCGGTTATTTGACGAGTTCTATCCCGGTAATTTTAATGTCGATGCTTGCAGGAGCAATATTTAAACAGTATGTCGCTTCCTCATGAAGTGCCATTTGCACCTGCTCGACCAGCGGGGGAATGGCGGTGCCAAAGCCAACCTTCACCGACAGGGCAACCGTCAGGCGCGGCAAATCCTCAAAGGTGTACGTGGTTTTGTGAATCTGGGTAATGGCGGGGAAACGGCCACACGTCACCTGTACGATTTTTCGCAGGACCTGCGGATGGATGATAATGCGTCCCCCGGCAAAGGAAGGATGGACGACCGTGGTTTCCCCGATAACTTCCTTTTTGGGAGAGAAAATCTGTTGAGCTGATGCAATCAGGCGCTGCAGCAAGTCTTTTTCCACTTCCACCCGGGGGATCGGAATCACGTGCTTGCCCATTGTCTCGCGAATGTATCGGGCCGCTTCAATCTCCTGCTGCGGCTTGATCGATTCGATCGGGATGAAGCGAACAGGCTCAGGCAGGGACAAGGCTTCGATGATCCGCGAGATCATCCGGCGGGATGTGCCCAAAATCAAAATCCGCCCGGGCTGCGTCATCTCAATGACCTTCCGCACTTCATCAGCGTGCTCCTGGTAATGAAAAATCGCCCGTTTGACGGCCTGAATTTTTGTCTTTTCATACTTGGCAGAAGTTCCTGCCAGCTTACGTCCTTGATAGATCAGTATCCCGTCATCGATGATGGCATCGATCTCCAGTTGGTGGGCAAGCTGGAGAGCGCTGGTGCTTTTCCCGGTTCCGCTTGTTCCGTAAAGGGCGTAGATCTCCATGGGTACTCTCCTTGCTTGGACATGTTTTTACCAGTATACACGAAAGTGGAGGGAAGCAGGAGCTGGTAATGGGATTCCCTTGTATGAAGGTACGGTTTAGCGGTACTGCGCCCCGAGCTCTCTGGCCCGTTCGGCAGCACGATGCACCGCTGAAACAATGGCTTGTTGAAACCGATAGGATTCCAGCACCTCTAATCCTGCCTGCGTGGTTCCGCCCGGACTGGTTACTTTTTTACGCAAAAGCGACGGTTCATCTGCGGAATGGAGCAACATCTGGGCAGCTCCCAGGAGCGTCTGGACGGTAAGCTGGCGGGCCATCTCGCGCGACAGGCCAGCTTCTTCACCGGCGCCCTCCATCGCTTCCACCAGGTAGTAAATATAGGCGGGACCGCTTCCGGAAAGACCCGTAATGATGTCCAGCTCCTCCTCCGCAACGGTATAGACAGAACCGATCGCTTCGAAGAGGAGAGTGGCGGCCTGCAATTGCTCAGCGGTCACGAACGAATTGGCGGCCAAACCGGTGACCGACAAACCGATGGCAGACGAGGTGTTGGGCATGGTTCGGACGATCGGACAATTGATGCCCAGCCACTCCTCGATGCAAGAGGTTGCGACACCGGCGATTACGGAGATAATCAACTGCTCCTTCCTCACTAGGCCTTTTAGGTTGAGGCAGGCTTCGGCTGCATCCTTTGGCTTCATGGCCAAAATCAGGATGTCGGATTCGGCAATCACTTTTTCCTTGTCAGCAGAAGCGGTGATGCCAAATTTCTTCGCCAAGAAGTCCAGCCGCTCCTGATCGCAGCGATTGGTGACGATGATTCTATCCGGTGCAAGTAAACAGTTTTTTCCAATCCCGGACAGCATGGCTTCGACGATTGAGCCAGCGCCGAGAAAACCGATGCGCATCGTCTGCAGGTTGATGGTGTGGCTACTCATGCTGAATCCTCCTTTATTTCTACGAGCCCAGACCTTCTTTTTCGCAACAAGAACGAATCAGGGGAGCCAAGCCCGTTGGCAGTAGTGAGCTTTTAACGAATCTGTCCGGAGCCCCGGACCAAGTATTTGCTCGTCGTAATCGCAATCAATCCCATCGGTCCGCGTGCGTGGAGCTTCTGGGTGCTGATGCCGATCTCTGCCCCGAATCCGAATTCACCACCATCGGTAAAGCGGGTGGAGGCATTGTGGTACACCGCAGCAGCGTCCACGCCAGAAAGGAATCGCTGTGCTCTCTGGGCATCCTCGGCGATAATCGCTTCGGAGTGTCCGGTACCGTGAATGCTGATATGCTCGAGCGCGTCATCCAGGCTGTCAACGGTGCGGACGGCAAGCGTCAGTTCGAGATATTCGGTGTCCCAATCCTCAGGGGAAGCGATCGCCAGCCGTTCAGCCAGCTCAGGATGAAGGGTGCGCGTCTTCTCGCAAGCACGCAGCGCGATCCCGGCCGTCAGCAGGCGAGAG
This window harbors:
- a CDS encoding LysE/ArgO family amino acid transporter, which translates into the protein MWEAMAHGFMLALGLILPLGAQNVFVFNQGAVQPTLWRALPVVITAALCDTLLILLAVLGVSLVVLTFAWLKTILFAVGVCFLTYMGFITWRSKPTIDKQEAERFTPRRQIVFAASVSLLNPHAILDTIGVIGTSSLQYSDSLKWGFALTCILVSWLWFLSLAIVGRGAGRLDPSGKLLRGMNIISALIIWAIALYMATSLLGELFF
- a CDS encoding aminotransferase-like domain-containing protein yields the protein MLKAGLPADWKPDKNADQPVYVQIIEYIKEKIASGDWPVHSRLPTQRAMADTWGVNRSTVITALDELKAEGLIETVAGSGSIVSNNTWSLLASAAPPDWMSYVQMGEHPANSQTVQAINTYENDPSIIRLGTGELTPALLPYREMEEILGSLQGKLLHLGYSEPKGWLPLREAVSAHLRTRGIEAPPDSILIVSGALQALQLISQGILRQGSGILLERPSYLYSLSVFQTSRMRLHGVPMDEQGIRPETLARQKQMRDAALLYTIPSFHNPTGTLMSEERRRQVMAICERERLPILEDDAYGELWLDEPAPFPLKAMDHHGLVLYVGSLSKTLSPGLRIGWIVGPQPVIERLADVKMQTDYGTSAFSQLVAAEWLREGRYERHLQDIRASLCKRRAIAMKTLQRWFSDIAEWQEPKGGFYIWLRLKQATSMKSLFSRALAKRILLNPGYIYDYADSWHLRISYAYASEEELESALYELSQLLRA
- a CDS encoding spore coat protein; translated protein: MPNQNQIANPHTGQLPQVKGPQMNDRDFLNDGLATCKYLTDSLNVAVREASHQQLYADMLQILTQTHQSAREMYDLMFRKGWYKLEAEEQQKLQQAHQQFSGYSTQFPYH
- a CDS encoding cupredoxin domain-containing protein; protein product: MTRQRFRLLRYPFLALALILGLLVIHHQYWMSAAPASVQRMQTVTISNAGFLPNKLTARKGEIVSLTIINTDIRPHNLVIQELNVSSIDLKPSQSTTLQFAAAKEGQFPFVSNTPGYPETGYQGILIIN
- a CDS encoding MFS transporter, with the translated sequence MKGNAGRHISLSALYLFIYYAYGAFYPLITQYYQSIQLSGTQIGIISAVTPVVSMITQPIWGMICDRFHIRKPVLMVTLLISGLLGLFFPAISTFAFVFLLYILLSIFQSALVPISDSMALGYAKQHNLQFGDIRLWGAVGFALAALLTGIALEKWGISSIFLSYCTALLLAGLFLRKIPDYLEPGARIKVGMLQGVKELLKLPRYVLFLVASFFIYGAINAHNIWFSLYYQHIGGSIAGVGLAFMLFAGSEAPFMKIAGYIVRRYGLELTIILAASVSAMRWLWYSSAPGTSWVIAFFFMQGLSVGFYLATASQFVRDNTPASLQVTALSLFVSVGNGLGAMTCNLVGGMIKDAASILETYLFFGIVTLVGLVPLLVIRYGPWKQQVFAPSSQS
- a CDS encoding 4-hydroxy-3-methylbut-2-enyl diphosphate reductase, coding for MEVIKISPRGYCYGVVDAMVLALKTAQNFDLPRPIHILGMIVHNAHVVESFEKMGVKTLDGEDRLALLDQIDEGTVIFTAHGVSPEVRKKASEKGLTVVDATCPDVTKTHDLIREKVADGYHVIYIGKKGHPEPEGAIGIAPDRVHLVQTVAEVEALSVPHEKLIVTNQTTMSQWDVKHLMDAIVKRFPRVEIHNEICLATQVRQEAVAEQAGEADLTIVVGDPRSNNSNRLAQVAFEIADVPAYRIADLSELDLEWLKGKKKVAVTSGASTPTPLTKEVIQFLEQYDEEKPETWEKKRTVNMEKILPSVK
- the proC gene encoding pyrroline-5-carboxylate reductase; this translates as MSSHTINLQTMRIGFLGAGSIVEAMLSGIGKNCLLAPDRIIVTNRCDQERLDFLAKKFGITASADKEKVIAESDILILAMKPKDAAEACLNLKGLVRKEQLIISVIAGVATSCIEEWLGINCPIVRTMPNTSSAIGLSVTGLAANSFVTAEQLQAATLLFEAIGSVYTVAEEELDIITGLSGSGPAYIYYLVEAMEGAGEEAGLSREMARQLTVQTLLGAAQMLLHSADEPSLLRKKVTSPGGTTQAGLEVLESYRFQQAIVSAVHRAAERARELGAQYR
- the panE gene encoding 2-dehydropantoate 2-reductase, which encodes MKVLILGAGAVGGYFGARLAEAGKDVTFLVRERRREQLRERGLRVQSVHGDIHLQEPQLIVAGEETGTYDVILLSNKAYHLSDSMESIAPYVGENTMILPLLNGIAHMEQLWERFGRERVLGGLCFIETTLNSDGDVVQTSQTHEAVFGEWSGGESERIHLLKETFAGTKATIRTSADIQRDMWQKYLFITTLSGITTLMNSAVGPIREAVYGLELTRQLSEESASVMRKIGAPIDTDIVDKQMKIFMNQGYGMKASMLRDMEKGLEVEADHLQGYLIQKADQLGVAVPLLKVVYNNLKVYELKRAADK
- a CDS encoding ferritin-like domain-containing protein, giving the protein MPATISSTLQSQVPIPQPPRVITTKDCSYLKDALSWELLAFKKFHFYAQQVTDPEVKQALEKAGQMHQQHYQKLLAHLQVNNTAAMATIPQTQMQSQQQQNQAQ
- a CDS encoding nucleoside/nucleotide kinase family protein; protein product: MEIYALYGTSGTGKSTSALQLAHQLEIDAIIDDGILIYQGRKLAGTSAKYEKTKIQAVKRAIFHYQEHADEVRKVIEMTQPGRILILGTSRRMISRIIEALSLPEPVRFIPIESIKPQQEIEAARYIRETMGKHVIPIPRVEVEKDLLQRLIASAQQIFSPKKEVIGETTVVHPSFAGGRIIIHPQVLRKIVQVTCGRFPAITQIHKTTYTFEDLPRLTVALSVKVGFGTAIPPLVEQVQMALHEEATYCLNIAPASIDIKITGIELVK